A window of the Diabrotica undecimpunctata isolate CICGRU chromosome 1, icDiaUnde3, whole genome shotgun sequence genome harbors these coding sequences:
- the LOC140438412 gene encoding cathepsin L-like, whose amino-acid sequence MKVFIIIFLATASVQALVDKEEWVQFKVKHNKSYRNYIEEQKRFTIFQDNLRKIANHNDQFDKGLSTFKLGATKFADLTQKEFSDMLGLSKSRKSTRTRVTHSLTPVTDLPSKFDWREKGAVTEVKNQGSCGSCWSFSTTGTVEGAYFLKTGKLVSLSEQNLVDCAKDNCYGCSGGYMDKALEYIEAAGGIMSEKDYPYEGIDDKCRFDSSKVAAKISNFTYIKKNDEDDLKNAVVAKGPISVAIDASFNFQLYDSGILDDTSCYSDFNSLNHGVLVVGYGTEKGQDYWIVKNSWGTDWGMDGYIWMSRNKNNQCGITTDATYPTI is encoded by the exons atgaaggtttttattatcatttttttggCTACTGCTTCAGTCCAAGCATTGGTTGATAAAGAAGAATGGGTACAGTTTAAG GTAAAACATAACAAAAGTTATAGAAATTACATTGAAGAGCAAAAGCGATTTACAATTTTTCAAGATAATCTAAGAAAAATCGCAAATCACAATGACCAATTTGATAAGGGACTGTCTACTTTTAAGTTGGGTGCAACTAAATTTGCAGATTTGACTCAAAAGGAGTTTTCCGATATGTTAGGACTTTCTAAAAGTAGGAAATCCACTAGAACTCGTGTTACCCACTCACTTACTCCGGTAACAGACCTTCCATCCAAGTTTGATTGGAGAGAAAAAGGTGCAGTGACTGAGGTCAAGAATCAAGGATCGTGTGGCTCCTGTTGGAGTTTCAGTACG ACTGGAACTGTGGAAGGAGCGTATTTTCTTAAAACAGGAAAATTGGTATCTTTAAGTGAACAAAATTTAGTAGATTGTGCAAAGGATAATTGCTATGGATGTTCAGGTGGGTACATGGACAAGGCTCTAGAATACATTGAAGCAGCTGGAGGAATAATGTCTGAAAAAGATTATCCTTATGAAGGCATTGATGATAAATGCAGATTTGATAGTTCCAAGGTAGCTGCAAAAATAAGTAACTTTACATATATTAAGAAGAACGATGAAGATGATCTTAAAAATGCTGTTGTTGCAAAGGGACCCATATCAGTAGCTATTGATGCcagttttaattttcaattatatGATTCAG GAATACTCGATGATACTTCATGCTACAGTGACTTTAATTCTTTGAACCATGGGGTACTGGTGGTAGGATATGGTACAGAGAAAGGACAGGATTACTGGATCGTGAAAAACTCTTGGGGAACCGACTGGGGAATGGATGGATATATATGGATGAgcagaaataaaaataaccaATGTGGTATTACTACTGATGCTACATACCCaactatataa